Proteins from a genomic interval of Colletotrichum higginsianum IMI 349063 chromosome 6, whole genome shotgun sequence:
- a CDS encoding Epoxide hydrolase: MWFPLSTFPAFFQLTLALDMISQVTISPPREANLHVPDSKINEFTSLLYSSKIGPETWYNNNTDFGTTRDWLAKAKDSWLDLDWRNQEDRINSFPNFNTTINDVDIGPINIHFVGLYSSRRDALPLLFLHGWPGSFLECLPMLDVLKSKYTTETLPYHVIIPSLPDYGLSGGLVDTELTLEIAARLMNELMITLGFGSGYVAQGGDIGSFLARIISATYPQCKAFHINMLAPSSQEEMLTTANITEEESQHVQRMLKFSATGSSYLLEHGLRPSTIGLVLSSSPLAMLAWIGEKFLEWPDSRYPLTLDTILTMVSFYWYTDTFQRSMYPYRALAGSAAADEIFSVPTSKEKPFGYSVFPAENILLPKAWAEKAYPNLVFYKRNDKGGHFAALEQPNTFLQNVEEFLAIARPLIRLE, from the exons ATGTGGTTCCCATTGTCCACCTTCCCCGCCTTCTTTCAATTGACCTTGGCACTCGATATGATAAGTCAGGTCACAATATCTCCCCCGCGGGAGGCTAATCTTCACGTTCCCGACTCTAAGATCAACGAATTCACCTCGCTCCTCTACTCTTCGAAAATTGGCCCCGAAACCTGGTATAACAATAACACGGATTTCGGTACCACTAGAGACTGGCTAGCCAAAGCGAAGGATTCTTGGTTGGATCTGGACTGGCGAAACCAGGAAGACCGCATTAACAGCTTTCCCAActtcaacaccaccatcaacgacgtcgaTATTGGGCCTATAAACATCCATTTCGTCGGTCTTTACTCCAGCAGACGTGATGCCTTGCCGCTCCTCTTCCTACATGGATGGCCCGGTTCTTTCCTCGAGTGTCTTCCCATGCTTGATGTTTTGAAAAGCAAATACACCACGGAAACTCTTCCTTATCATGTCATAATTCCCTCATTGCCGGACTATGGGCTTTCCGGTGGGCTAGTTGATACTGAACTCACCCTTGAAATAGCGGCAAGGCTAATGAATGAGCTTATGATCACTCTTGGATTCGGCTCAGGCTATGTTGCCCAGGGTGGTGACATTGGCAGCTTCCTTGCAAGAATTATATCAGCGACTTATCCACAGTGCAAGGCCTTCCACA TTAACATGCTTGCTCCATCATCTCAGGAGGAGATGCTTACTACTGCCAACATAACTGAAGAGGAGTCACAGCACGTACAGCGAATGCTGAAATTCAGCGCTACGGGGTCGTCGTATCTTCTTGAGCATGGCTTAAGACCCTCGACTATTGGTCTCGTCTTATCATCAAGTCCACTGGCCATGTTGGCCTG GATTGGCGAGAAGTTCCTCGAGTGGCCTGACTCCCGTTATCCACTTACTCTCGACACAATTCTCACAATGGTGAGCTTCTATTGGTACACGGACACTTTCCAAAGAAGCATGTATCCCTATCGAGCGCTTGCGGGGTCTGCTGCAGCAGATGAGATATTTTCTGTTCCCACGTCTAAAGAAAAGCCGTTTGGCTACTCGGTGTTTCCGGCAGAGAACATACTCTTGCCGAAAGCATGGGCTGAGAAAGCGTATCCAAATCTTGTCTTTTACAAGCGCAACGACAAG GGGGGGCATTTTGCGGCTTTAGAGCAGCCCAATACCTTTCTGCAGAACGTTGAGGAATTTCTAGCAATTGCTAGACCACTCATTAGACTTGAATAA
- a CDS encoding DNA helicase — protein sequence MSHSIPDQEGNATPEDAIEYKDMPPHRCIPSQEHKLRIKFPRGKFTHTIEEASPEVSARFPEGKRKGRCIVTVKLHSDARVSVLAFGIPFANHADPEVDGWVNKNTPIIDKTTTTLDSDKRREQGGQ from the exons ATGTCGCACTCAATTCCCGACCAGGAGGGCAACGCCACGCCCGAGGACGCGA TCGAGTACAAGGACATGCCGCCTCACCGATGCATTCCCAGCCAAGAGCACAAGCTTCGGATCAAGTTTCCTCGCGGCAAATTCACTCATACTATCGAGGAGGCCAGTCCTGAGGTGTCAGCTCGTTTCCCCGAGGGCAAGAGGAAAGGCCGATGCATTGTGACCGTCAAGCTTCACAGCGATGCGCGTGTCTCGGTCTTGGCATTCGGCATTCCATTTGCCAACCATGCTGACCCCGAGGTTGATGGCTGGGTCAACAAGAACACGCCAATCATCGAcaagaccaccaccacattGGACAGCGACAAAAGGCGAGAACAAGGAGGACAATAA
- a CDS encoding ABC transporter translates to MNNVSNVCHDELFGPAVATESCRGGFDFTVLFEESVLSIPLSAGFLLIAPIQVARIFKAVSAAIATSINVQTRSYFSVTLVVTPFCNHQQVHVINIGWKVSTLVYAGLNLALLVLWASGHGFTTRATLASSVLSLCAALALAVLSQVQHGKSPRPSFTITGYLTISLPLNGARVRTAWLLASDKHLMPAILTAALAVQVLILVLETKNKRKILAGAYHSFSREATSGLLSRGLFWWLRHLLSDGSRRILAVEDLESINEKLRSSKLSSELQVRWMNKNHNRHKHALALATLSAWRLELAKIALPRLFLVALSLAQPFLIHQIVETISAPVSQQTWNQGHGLIGAVALVYTGIPVISTSFLPPGLLLIRCVCHKIATGFYQHLSFRLMAMVRGGLISLIYAKIVQSPSTQVGDSAAMTLIGTDVERICETWHLVVAESWASVIQLAFAVWFLQMQIGPVCITPVIVALVATAMSVRAAGFVTARQKVWLEAIQARINFTAHTLGSMTSVKMLGLSNKFESLIQGMRVAELDLSKRFRRLSSFNVCLVNLPSLFSQFFTFATFAIAAKIQGNSFVTVSQAVTALSILSILMEPLGKLLVVIPQAYAALGCFQRIQDFLASESWDDKRLPECPLGTTNLESHNKPDTIQTPLDHNRVEMIQRPQSTPKEPLPRTIFNSDHVVIHNATVGWRGSSHVVKDMSLRISQNHHLTVILGPVGCGKSTILKAILGEATIFNGSVWISSKELAYCDQSPWVSNGSVRENIVSGTDFDAAWYNTVVHACALQVDLLQLSDGDATNVGSKGVSLSGGQKQRLTLARALYARKPIAVLDDVLSGLDAATHDIVTTRVFGADGLIRKLGMAAILATHSVSLCAIADQTIILDDQGQIIQRSSSENMASLAPQLAGDVGSSASSGNSPPPKFSAGETLGLSTRRDDNRQVGDLSIYLYYFSSLGWLSFALFGFFVASNVAFGTLQYAWITLWAQSSDGSQASRISYWLGLYALFGVFTAAGLISAVYYMYVVIVPKSAQSLHLTVLQAVIRAPMSFLAKTDTGVLVNRYFMTFAFSQDMQLVDMTLPGALVNASFQLAACFAVAALAIVAVPYFAAVLPFVACALFFLQRFYLRTSRQLRLLDLEAKAPLYSHVLESLQGIATIRAYGWTSNHVAKNLALLDRAQKPYYLLLCIQRWLTLVLGLTVAGLAILLTALGVTLRSRLDAGFLGVALVSMMNLGQSLAALITFWTLLETSLGAISRVKTFSEDTPTEKPREIVDTRILAGWPSQGSVVIENWSAHYNGYIYLTFYFLEFCTRLKHHPVLRNIDISIQAGEKVAICGRTGSGKSSLLLSLLGMVDESTGRIVLDNVDLALVPKDVTRQKLTCLTQDPFLFGGSVRLNADPHGEATDIDIISALQKVGLWDIFRSKESTETSHPLEFSILDMNMEEDFLSQGQRKLFCLGRALLRKSPVLVLDEPSSGVDASTKSYIEAIVESEFATSTVIMATHSLAGVRRFDKVAVLDGGVLLEYGEPDELLGRIDGAFAKLYAVQRGRPETASA, encoded by the exons ATGAATAATGTGTCGAATGTCTGCCACGATGAGCTTTTCGGGCCAGCCGTCGCTACGGAGTCTTGTCGAGGCGGGTTCGACTTCACAG TGCTATTCGAAGAAAGCGTCCTGTCTATCCCGCTGTCGGCTGGGTTTCTCCTGATTGCCCCTATTCAGGTGGCCCGTATCTTCAAAGCCGTTTCGGCT GCCATCGCTACTTCTATCAATGTTCAAACTCGTTCGTACTTCTCGGTCACCCTTGTTGTTACACCTTTTTGTAATCATCAGCAAGTTCATGTCATTAACATAGGCTGGAAGGTATCGACTCTCGTGTATGCCGGACTTAACTTAGCCTTGCTGGTCTTATGGGCTTCGGGACATGGATTCACCACTCGCGCAACCCTGGCCTCATCCGTGTTAAGTCTCTGTGCCGCTCTCGCCCTCGCTGTCTTGTCCCAAGTTCAACATGGCAAAAGCCCACGGCCATCTTTCACAATCACTGGTTATCTCACAATTTCACTACCCCTGAACGGCGCGCGTGTCCGAACCGCCTGGCTCCTGGCATCGGACAAACATCTCATGCCAGCTATTCTCACCGCTGCTCTAGCCGTCCAGGTTCTGATTCTCGTCCTAGAGACCAAGAACAAAAGGAAAATCCTGGCTGGTGCGTATCACAGCTTCTCACGCGAGGCAACAAGTGGCCTCCTCAGTCGTGGGCTTTTTTGGTGGTTGAGACACTTGCTTTCTGATGGATCCCGGCGCATCTTGGCCGTTGAAGATCTCGAGTCCATCAATGAAAAGCTTAGATCTTCCAAGCTTTCGAGTGAGCTACAGGTTCGATGGATGAATAAAA ACCACAATCGGCACAAGCACGCCTTAGCTCTGGCTACGCTTTCGGCCTGGCGGTTGGAACTTGCCAAGATtgctcttcctcgtcttttTCTGGTTGCACTTAGCCTTGCACAGCCTTTCCTGATCCACCAGATCGTAGAGACTATATCGGCTCCTGTCAGTCAGCAAACTTGGAACCAAGGACATGGTCTGATCGGTGCTGTGGCTTTAGTCTATACAGGGATACCCGTAATCTCAACTTCCTTCCTCCCGCCCGGGTTGCTGCTAATCAGATGTGTGTGTCACAAGATTGCGACAGGCTTTTATCAGCACCTTTCCTTTCGACTCATGGCTATGGTCAGGGGCGGCCTCATTTCCCTGATCTATGCGAAGATTGTGCAATCGCCGTCGACGCAAGTCGGTGACTCTGCTGCGATGACATTGATTGGTACAGACGTCGAACGAATCTGCGAGACGTGGCATCTTGTGGTCGCCGAAAGTTGGGCGAGTGTCATTCAGCTTGCTTTTGCTGTGTGGTTCTTGCAGATGCAAATCGGTCCAGTTTGTATCACTCCAGTCATTGTTGCATTAG TGGCGACCGCCATGTCAGTCAGAGCGGCTGGGTTTGTGACCGCCCGCCAGAAGGTCTGGCTCGAGGCGATTCAAGCGAGGATTAACTTTACCGCACATACCCTAGGCTCGATGACAAGTGTCAAGATGCTGGGCCTTAGCAACAAATTTGAATCTCTCATACAGGGCATGCGTGTTGCTGAACTGGACCTCTCCAAGAGGTTCAGGCGCTTGTCCAGCTTCAATGTCTGCCTTG TAAACTTACCCTCGCTATTCTCCCAGTTCTTCACATTTGCGACCTTTGCAATCGCCGCCAAAATTCAGGGTAACAGCTTCGTGACGGTGTCGCAGGCAGTCACAGCCCTGTCCATTCTCTCCATTCTCATGGAGCCTCTAGGCAAGTTGTTAGTGGTGATTCCTCAGGCATATGCTGCCTTGGGTTGCTTTCAGAGAATCCAGGACTTTCTTGCTAGCGAGTCCTGGGACGACAAACGACTGCCTGAATGCCCGCTAGGAACAACGAATCTGGAGAGCCACAATAAGCCGGACACGATTCAGACGCCTTTGGACCATAACCGTGTGGAAATGATTCAACGTCCACAATCAACACCAAAAGAGCCTCTTCCTCGTACGATCTTCAACTCCGACCATGTGGTCATCCATAATGCTACCGTTGGCTGGCGAGGTTCCAGCCATGTAGTCAAAGACATGTCACTGCGCATCAGCCAAAATCATCATCTCACAGTCATTTTGGGACCAGTCGGCTGTGGCAAGTCTACAATTCTAAAGGCCATTCTCGGTGAAGCCACCATATTCAACGGCTCTGTCTGGATCAGTAGCAAGGAGCTAGCCTATTGCGATCAAAGCCCGTGGGTTTCCAACGGCTCCGTCCGAGAAAACATTGTCTCGGGAACTGACTTCGACGCTGCTTGGTACAATACTGTCGTTCACGCTTGCGCTTTACAAGTGGATCTGCTGCAGTTATCGGACGGTGACGCGACGAATGTCGGGAGCAAAGGGGTTTCGCTCAGCGGTGGACAGAAGCAACGCCTG ACGTTAGCTCGGGCACTTTATGCGCGCAAACCTATCGCTGTCCTTGATGATGTACTGAGCGGCCTGGATGCCGCCACCCACGACATCGTCACCACGCGTGTCTTCGGAGCTGATGGACTGATCCGGAAGCTGGGTATGGCAGCCATTTTGGCCACGCATTCTG TGAGCCTATGCGCCATCGCGGACCAAACTATCATACTTGACGACCAAGGACAAATCATTCAGCGGAGCTCATCTGAAAACATGGCTTCTCTTGCGCCACAGCTAGCCGGAGACGTCGGCTCTTCGGCGAGCTCAGGAAATAGCCCACCTCCCAAATTTTCAGCTGGTGAAACTCTGGGTTTAAGCACGAGACGAGATGACAACAGACAGGTGGGAGACTTGTCCATCTATCTATATTACTTCTCGTCTTTGGGATGGCTTAGCTTCGCCTTGTTCGGATTCTTCGTAGCTTCAAACGTGGCATTCGGCACCTTGCAAT ATGCATGGATCACACTGTGGGCCCAAAGCAGCGACGGATCGCAAGCATCACGGATAAGCTACTGGCTTGGGTTGTATGCACTCTTTGGGGTTTTTACTGCGGCCGGTCTTATTTCTGCGGTCTA CTACATGTACGTGGTGATCGTACCTAAGTCTGCACAGTCTCTCCACTTGACTGTGCTTCAGGCAGTTATACG AGCTCCGATGTCTTTTCTCGCCAAGACCGACACTGGGGTGTTGGTTAACAGGTATTTCATGACTTTCGC ATTCAGTCAAGACATGCAATTGGTTGACATGACCCTACCCGGGGCACTCGTGAATGCGAGCTTTC AGCTTGCTGCGTGTTTTGCAGTTGCAGCGTTGGCCATTGTGGCTGTTCCCTACTTCGCAGCTGTCCTGCCCTTCGTCGCCTGcgctctcttcttcctccaaCGCTTTTATCTAAGGACATCTCGGCAGCTTCGACTACTAGA CCTGGAAGCGAAAGCACCTCTCTATTCTCACGTTCTGGAGTCTCTCCAGGGCATCGCCACTATCCGAGCATATGGCTGGACGAGCAACCACGTCGCTAAGaatctcgccctcctcgacagGGCCCAGAAGCCTTATTACTTGCTCCTCTGCATTCAACGATGGCTGACTCTTGTATTGGGACTGACGGTCGCTGGGCTCGCGATACTGCTCACCGCCCTAGGCGTCACGCTCCGCAGCAGACTGGACGCCGGTTTCCTCGGCGTTGCCCTTGTCAGCATGATGAATCTTGGCCAATCCTTGGCTGCCCTTATCACCTTTTGGACCTTGCTTGAGACGTCCTTGGGTGCCATTTCGCGCGTGAAAACTTTCTCCGAGGATACCCCGACCGAGAAACCTCGCGAGATCGTGGATACAAGAATTCTCGCTGGCTGGCCGTCTCAAGGATCGGTGGTCATTGAGAATTGGTCGGCTCACTATAATGGGTATATATATCTCACTTTCTACTTTCTGGAGTTTTGTACCCGTCTGAAGCA TCACCCCGTGCTTCGCAACATCGATATTTCGATTCAGGCCGGGGAGAAAGTTGCCATATGCGGCAGGACAGGAAG TGGCAAATCCTCACTTCTCTTATCCCTGctcggcatggtcgacgaGTCTACCGGGAGGATTGTCTTAGACAATGTCGATCTTGCATTAGTACCTAAAGATGTCACCCGCCAGAAGCTCACATGTCTCACACAAGACCCTTTCTTGTTTGGCGGGAGTGTCAGACTGAATGCAGATCCGCATGGTGAGGCTACAGATATCGATATCATCTCTGCCCTGCAGAAGGTTGGGCTATGGGATATCTTCCGATCAAAGGAGAGCACAGAGACCTCTCACCCTCTAGAATTCTCGATACTTGATATGAATATGGAAGAGGACTTCTTGTCCCAAGGGCAAAGAAAGCTTTTCTGTCTCGGCCGTGCGCTTTTGCGCAAGAGCCCGGTCCTAGTTTTGGATGAGCCGAGCAGCGG TGTTGACGCCAGCACCAAATCTTACATAGAAGCCATCGTCGAGTCGGAGTTCGCGACTAGCACTGTCATCATGGCAACGCACAGTCTCGCTGGTGTCCGTAGATTTGACAAGGTTGCTGTTCTAGATGGGGGCGTGTTACTTGAGTATGGTGAGCCAGATGAGCTATTGGGGAGGATTGATGGGGCATTCGCGAAGCTCTATGCTGTGCAGCGTGGAAGACCCGAGACTGCTTCTGCGTAA
- a CDS encoding C6 zinc finger protein, with protein sequence MPIGKTSLPPLIGRRKGHTCPAIGQEQERCSEEKPRCHACIRYEVPCLYPSRPRDSKEVPGDTTASPGVHHSTVQQSPASFAAESPACPSSTASPSPLDYLVRPELSSTGAFSIADLGLLHHWTVSTSMAMVGPPQVNRCWQDTLPRIALRYPFLMHAILSLSALHLAYTNTATKEQHSLDAVRHYDTSLKGFREAIHNIDIDNCHALFGCSTLNAICVIGLLGSHDDHTSTASRTSDFLGINYIPTIRGVKAVLHPRYQEVRTGPLGLLLSLQDWKELDPDGVPSPEAERFRNLGTIWLDSVDRHIYDEALGVLRKCQAYSFQVPSVQDDTAKRWGYKESWNRSILFIHFAYEEYFTRLYQRQPHALVLFAYFAVLLHGLNGYWFFRGWGRGIVEVVDRLLGDYWWPWMEWPKYIVPKLESFSTSGYICAKDVLSSSNSTRNHTERFPSGYQHDLSLVKATRGHTLPEVLAPPGYPVIDGWASIEEALEGKPVFVSAHLAEPKNRSDLHGHVLTKTERQECGKAIQCAIAEGVSYHFRTEEDTSTALLWRTVPIPHEAQQAIEMVEKYVAPFVEAPRSAAAFSGSVLCKGTPTIATAEAIVMQNFELNWPKTPLGPNKQYSPSV encoded by the exons ATGCCAATAGGCAAAACGTCACTTCCACCTCTGATCGGACGGCGCAAGGGACACA CATGCCCAGCCATCGgtcaagaacaagaaagG TGTTCCGAGGAGAAGCCTCGCTGCCATGCGTGCATCCGATACGAGGTACCATGTCTATATCCATCAAGACCGCGAGACTCCAAAGAAGTCCCTGGTGATACCACCGCATCACCAGGTGTCCATCACAGCACCGTCCAGCAGAGTCCGGCGTCGTTCGCCGCAGAGTCACCTGCTTGTCCGTCCTCAACGgcatcgccttcgccgctAGACTACCTCGTCCGACCGGAGTTAAGCTCGACCGGAGCTTTCAGCATCGCCGACCTAGGTCTACTGCATCACTGGACCGTTTCAACCAGCATGGCCATGGTCGGCCCGCCCCAGGTCAACCGCTGTTGGCAGGACACGCTGCCGCGAATCGCCTTGCGTTACCCGTTCCTCATGcacgccatcctcagccTGTCGGCTCTACACCTTGCGTACACCAACACGGCCACGAAAGAGCAGCACAGCCTAGATGCCGTCCGGCACTACGACACCTCCCTGAAGGGGTTTCGCGAGGCGATTCacaacatcgacatcgacaacTGCCACGCCCTGTTCGGCTGTTCGACCCTGAACGCCATCTGCGTCATCGGTCTGCTCGGGAGCCACGACGACCACACCAGCACCGCCTCGCGCACGTCCGActtcctcggcatcaacTACATTCCGACGATCCGCGGGGTCAAGGCCGTACTGCACCCCCGATATCAAGAAGTACGTACGGGGCCGTTGGGTCTGTTGCTCAGCCTCCAAGATTGGAAAGAGCTGGACCCAGACGGCGTTCCGTCACCCGAGGCTGAGCGATTCCGCAATTTAGGGACGATATGGTTGGACAGTGTTGACAGGCATATCTATGACGAGGCGCTGGGGGTGCTTAGGAAGTGCCAAGCATATTCATTCCAGGTTCCATCCGTGCAAGATGACACGGCGAAACGGTGGGGATACAAAGAAAGCTGGAACAGGTCGATCTTGTTCATACACTTTGCTTACGAGGAGTATTTCACGCGGTTGTACCAGCGCCAGCCCCATGCGCTGGTGCTGTTTGCGTACTTCGCAGTCTTGTTACACGGCTTGAATGGATATTGGTTCTTTCGTGGGTGGGGCCGAGGCATTGTCGAGGTGGTTGACAGACTTCTAGGCGACTACTGGTGGCCATGGATGGAGTGGCCTAAATACATA GTGCCTAAGTTAGAGAGCTTTTCTACTAGCGGCTACATTTGCGCCAAAGATGTACTATCTTCTAGCAACTCTACTAGGAA CCATACCGAACGGTTCCCATCCGGGTACCAGCACGATCTATCACTGGTCAAGGCTACCAGGGGCCACACCCTGCCGGAAGTACTTGCGCCCCCTGGATATCCAGTTATTGACGGGTGGGCCAGCATTGAAGAAGCTCTGGAGGGCAAACCTGTGTTTGTGAGCGCACACTTGGCAGAGCCCAAGAATCGGAGCGACTTACACGGACATGTATTAACCAAGACGGAGCGCCAAGAATGCGGCAAAGCTATCCAATGCGCAATCGCCGAGGGTGTCAGCTACCACTTTAGAACAGAGGAGGACACCTCCACGGCCCTCCTCTGGAGAACGGTACCGATTCCGCACGAAGCGCAGCAAGCGATAGAAATGGTGGAAAAGTACGTGGCCCCCTTTGTCGAAGCACCGCGATCCGCTGCAGCCTTCTCAGGTTCCGTCCTGTGTAAAGGAACTCCCACCATCGCGACAGCCGAGGCAATCGTTATGCAGAATTTTGAGTTGAACTGGCCCAAAACACCACTTGGTCCGAACAAACAATACAGTCCGTCCGTTTGA
- a CDS encoding Epoxide hydrolase, whose product MDVPAIHDPRLRFKTADLNGIRYRYIHAEPDSGKSVGTVFLVHGWPDLALGWANHIPFLLSKGLSVVALDKIGYGGTESPDDIRFYTWKRAADDIAALASQLGLSRIIIGGHDFGGAVVYRTAIWHPDLVAAFYVLNTPFAAPTASFVDLAYEWPGFRYQQQFRTSAIPDYVGPANAQNATRIRQILNNVYGVIGPNGEQPSNVTDIGFYFDLLNLVTEDTPLLTKEQIDFYVNEFTRNPINHTLNEYRNNKLNWEDERLLVPGDGIYNGRFKQPALYIAATQDLTLPPSLSEGMETYFDSLSRGEIDGGHWARWEKPLEVENYVGNWLASSVLGNVSLNLTAGLGLAAL is encoded by the exons ATGGACGTTCCTGCCATCCACGACCCCCGACTCCGCTTCAAGACTGCGGATCTCAACGGGATCCGGTACAGATATATCCACGCAGAGCCAGATTCAGGAAAGTCTGTTGGAACCGTTTTCCTCGTCCACGGCTGGCCTGACTTGGCCCTGGGATGGGCCAATCACATTCCCTTCCTGCTCTCCAAGGGTCTAAGCGTTGTTGCCTTGGACAAGATAGGATATGGAGGAACTGAATCGCCTGATGATATTAGGTTCTA CACTTGGAAACGCGCTGCGGATGACATCGCTGCACTTGCAAGCCAACTTGGCCTGTCGCGAATCATCATTGGCGGACACGACTTTGGCGGAGCTGTGGTCTATCGCACCGCCATTTGGCACCCAGACCTTGTTGCCGCCTTTTACGTTCTCAATACGCCCTTTGCAGCTCCTACAGCCTCTTTTGTAGACCTCGCCTATGAATGGCCTGGATTCCGTTACCAGCAGCAGTTCCGCACAAGCGCTATCCCAGACTATGTTGGGCCCGCCAACGCACAGAACGCCACGCGTATACGGCAGATCTTGAACAACGTCTATGGGGTAATTGGTCCTAACGGTGAACAACCCAGCAACGTTACCGACATCGGATTTTACTTTGATCTGCTCAATCTTGTGACTGAAGATACACCCCTTCTCACGAAGGAGCAAATTGACTTCTACGTTAATGAATTCACAAGGAACCCAATCAATCATACTCTAAATGAGTATCGTAATAACAAACTAAACTGGGAAGATGAGCGGTTGCTTGTACCTGGAGATGGAATATACAACGGCAGGTTCAAGCAGCCGGCGCTGTACATTGCTGCAACCCAGGACCTTACGCTGCCTCCGTCTCTCTCAGAGGGTATGGAGACCTATTTCGATAGCTTGAGCCGAGGCGAGATAGATGGCGGGCATTGGGCGAGGTGGGAGAAGCCTCTTGAGGTTGAGAACTATGTTGGAAACTGGTTAGCCAGCTCGGTTTTAGGCAATGTATCCTTGAATCTTACTGCAGGGCTTGGTCTAGCAGCTCTTTAG
- a CDS encoding Ankyrin has product MIHDRVEEQNESDNEFGLEPAAMALLAGPDGPLERMKATMEEIVLKLAPQARFRRLAQPFRWPFEKKDILELFGTTERLKSHFTLVLQNDLLTISKLTSEKVQKKGTRPMTKQLSQVFAKLFSSCDNIFIVIDALDECASSDMEAVELVGALQGLGDNVRILLTSRTSTNFEGFFKDAVRIDIKAKDEDVRLYLERKIPKHFRLAKHVCADPKLQDDIITSIAESAQGMFLLATLNLDSLSRKLTRRDVRSSLSILPKTLDATYKQALERIRTQAEEDVELAEMVILWILCARRPLGIHELQHMYAVHLRTRDEDEDEDMILLEVDDLPPEDIVTGVCGSFIVVDSISKTVSLVHYTAQDYLSRTLGKHLDKTRLELARISLEYLQLLNFQEGPALSDSVMAERLANFPFLDYAARYWGADLQGLQVEDLWGSVNRFLSNAGAISVASQIWSLPRYRYAHWSNEYPKGFPGIVLAASFQIPNVLERLVGQGKDIEGRGSDKKTPLIRSARLGHEENIKALIQLGADVAATDIAGETAIDVAALAGKASLVEALIDGVANWQYQDCTAADRIRS; this is encoded by the exons ATGATCCACGACCGCGTTGAAGAGCAGAACGAATCCGACAACGAATTTGGTCTCGAACCTGCAGCGATGGCACTCTTAGCGGGCCCTGACGGACCTCTGGAGAGGATGAAGGCTACGATGGAAGAGATCGTGTTAAAGCTAGCACCCCAAGCTCGGTTCCGCAGGCTTGCCCAACCATTCAGGTGGCCGTTTGAGAAGAAGGACATTTTAGAGCTGTTTGGGACGACAGAGAGACTCAAGTCGCACTTCACGCTTGTCCTCCAAAATGATCTATT GACGATTTCCAAGCTCACGAGCGAGAAGGTTCAAAAG AAAGGAACTCGTCCCATGACCAAGCAACTTTCCCAAGTCTTCGCCAAGCTCTTCTCGTCATGCGACAATATTTTTATCGTCATAGATGCTCTTGATGAATGCGCGTCTTCGGACATGGAGGCTGTGGAACTAGTCGGTGCTCTCCAGGGGCTCGGCGATAATGTCCGTATCTTACTCACGTCACGCACCTCGACGAACTTTGAGGGCTTCTTCAAAGATGCCGTACGCATAGACATCAAGGCTAAGGATGAGGACGTGCGACTGTATTTGGAGAGGAAGATTCCGAAGCATTTCAGGCTGGCGAAGCACGTCTGTGCTGATCCGAAACTGCAGGACGATATCATCACAAGCATCGCCGAGAGTGCTCAAGGCAT GTTTCTTCTGGCGACACTCAACTTGGACTCTCTCTCCCGCAAGCTTACGCGTCGAGATGTTCGCTCTTCGCTTTCAATATTGCCTAAGACGCTCGACGCAACATACAAGCAAGCACTTGAGAGAATTCGTACCCAGGCAGAAGAAGATGTTGAACTAGCCGAGATGGTCATCTTGTGGATCCTCTGTGCCCGACGACCGCTGGGTATTCATGAGCTCCAGCATATGTATGCTGTCCACCTCCGTACCCgtgatgaagatgaagacgaggacaTGATATTGCTTGAAGTTGACGACCTGCCACCCGAGGATATCGTCACCGGTGTTTGCGGTAGTTTTATCGTAGTCGACAGCATTTCCAAGACAGTCAGTCTGGTCCATTATACGGCTCAAGACTATCTTAGCCGCACACTCGGAAAACATCTGGATAAGACGCGACTGGAGCTCGCCAGAATCAGCCTAGAATACCTGCAGCTTCTCAACTTTCAGGAAGGGCCTGCCTTATCAGACAGCGTGATGGCGGAGCGGTTGGCCAACTTCCCATTTCTGGACTACGCGGCAAGATACTGGGGAGCTGACCTCCAAGGGCTGCAAGTCGAGGATTTATGGGGATCCGTCAATCGCTTTTTGTCAAACGCAGGTGCCATCAGTGTAGCAAGTCAGATCTGGAGTCTCCCTCGTTACAGATACGCACATTGGAGTAACGAGTACCCGAAAGGTTTCCCCGGAATAGTCCTCGCGGCTTCGTTCCAGATACCGAACGTCCTGGAAAGACTCGTGGGACAAGGAAAAGACATAGAAGGCCGTGGCAGCGACAAGAAAACCCCGCTCATCAGATCAGCTCGCCTCGGGCACGAGGAGAACATCAAGGCACTGATACAGCTTGGAGCTGACGTTGCTGCTACTGATATCGCCGGAGAAACTGCAATCGATGTTGCGGCTCTCGCTGGCAAGGCATCTTTAGTAGAAGCCCTGATCGATGGAGTTGCCAAC TGGCAGTATCAAGACTGTACGGCTGCTGATAGAATCAGGAGCTGA